A portion of the Blautia hansenii DSM 20583 genome contains these proteins:
- a CDS encoding sulfatase-like hydrolase/transferase, giving the protein MKKRQVIFIMTDTQRTDMLGCYGNSAMVTPNLDRLAAEGIRYDKAYTTQPVCQPARSAIFTGSYPHSCAGWSNCMGLSDNVQSIGQRLSDAGIHTAYVGKWHLDGGDYFGLGRCPKGWDEDYWYDMKCFLDELTPEERYRIRQIESIEKYNITEDMTYGHRCADRAVDFIEKHKDEDYFLVMSLDEPHGPHICPKKYVDLYKDYEIPVKENMKDTLEDKPEHHRIWAGDEYLKACREDFKLSPKEFLGCNTFADYEIGRVLDAAAQYEDEPIIIYTSDHGDMMYGHSLTGKGPALYEEITHIPLMIKGFGKGVDKNPVSHINLAPTIFDMFGVPIPKMFEGRSIFEEVKNPEVRCNDYVFMEFGRYEVDHDGFGGYQPLRGAFDGRYKMVINLMTSDELYDLQEDPQEMKNLINEPGYDEIRKRLHEAILDNMYETRDPFRGYYWEDRPWNRITEYKTWDSRLMTRQRENEEYEPRQLDYGTGLPMTSAVRKKGQSDAKFAGKKE; this is encoded by the coding sequence ATGAAGAAAAGACAGGTTATTTTTATTATGACAGATACCCAGCGCACAGACATGCTGGGCTGTTATGGCAATTCCGCAATGGTTACACCGAATTTAGACAGGTTGGCGGCAGAGGGAATACGATACGATAAAGCCTATACCACACAGCCTGTATGTCAGCCTGCAAGGTCTGCGATTTTTACAGGAAGCTACCCTCATTCCTGTGCCGGATGGTCGAACTGTATGGGACTTTCCGATAATGTACAAAGCATTGGACAGCGCTTAAGCGATGCAGGAATTCACACTGCTTATGTTGGAAAATGGCATCTGGACGGCGGAGATTATTTCGGATTGGGCAGATGTCCAAAGGGCTGGGACGAAGATTACTGGTATGACATGAAATGCTTCTTGGATGAACTGACACCGGAGGAAAGATACCGTATTCGCCAGATAGAAAGCATTGAAAAATACAACATTACCGAAGATATGACTTACGGACACCGCTGTGCAGACAGAGCAGTGGATTTCATTGAAAAACACAAAGACGAAGATTATTTTCTGGTTATGTCCTTAGACGAGCCTCACGGCCCACATATTTGTCCAAAAAAATATGTGGATTTGTATAAAGACTATGAGATACCGGTAAAAGAAAATATGAAGGATACGCTGGAGGATAAGCCGGAGCACCACAGAATTTGGGCGGGAGACGAATATCTAAAGGCATGCCGTGAAGACTTTAAACTCAGTCCAAAAGAATTTTTAGGCTGTAATACCTTTGCAGATTATGAAATCGGCAGGGTTTTGGATGCGGCGGCGCAATATGAAGATGAGCCGATTATTATTTATACTTCTGACCACGGAGATATGATGTACGGACATTCTCTTACAGGAAAAGGACCTGCTTTATATGAAGAAATTACACATATTCCGCTGATGATTAAAGGCTTTGGAAAAGGTGTGGATAAAAATCCTGTTTCTCACATCAACTTAGCGCCTACGATTTTTGATATGTTTGGCGTGCCAATTCCAAAGATGTTTGAAGGCAGAAGTATCTTTGAGGAAGTGAAAAATCCGGAAGTACGCTGCAATGACTATGTCTTTATGGAATTTGGTCGTTATGAGGTAGACCATGACGGATTTGGCGGTTATCAGCCTCTTCGAGGTGCTTTTGACGGACGTTATAAGATGGTAATTAACCTTATGACCAGTGATGAGCTGTATGATTTGCAGGAAGATCCGCAGGAGATGAAAAACCTGATTAACGAGCCGGGCTATGATGAAATCAGAAAAAGACTGCATGAGGCAATTCTGGACAACATGTATGAAACAAGAGATCCTTTCCGAGGCTATTATTGGGAAGACCGTCCATGGAACCGTATTACAGAATACAAAACATGGGACAGCAGACTGATGACACGTCAAAGAGAAAATGAAGAATATGAGCCAAGACAGTTAGATTACGGCACAGGGCTTCCGATGACTTCCGCTGTGAGAAAAAAAGGACAGTCAGATGCCAAGTTTGCAGGAAAAAAAGAATGA
- a CDS encoding AAA family ATPase, with the protein MILSLQGCMGVGKTTALQYIEKNVPDVHISWEENRHVIEEVKRRGLQKTKYEDYLEIQKLWLENEVKRYEKAQLWECTMMDFGAEEIEFYTLNYPKTIGADWDVEHLLKKELDAVRACMPQRILFLDASEETLRKRKETDTTRSREFFEYYIQKLLPLKKEWFLNRADVDILNTDGKSIQEVGEKVREWLEKVR; encoded by the coding sequence ATGATTTTATCCTTACAAGGCTGCATGGGCGTGGGAAAAACCACTGCCCTGCAATATATAGAAAAGAATGTCCCTGATGTACATATCAGTTGGGAAGAAAACAGACATGTGATAGAAGAAGTAAAACGGCGGGGCTTACAGAAAACAAAATATGAAGATTATCTGGAAATTCAAAAGCTGTGGCTGGAAAATGAGGTAAAAAGGTACGAGAAGGCGCAGCTGTGGGAATGTACCATGATGGATTTCGGAGCAGAGGAAATTGAGTTTTATACCTTGAATTATCCCAAAACCATAGGGGCAGACTGGGATGTGGAACATCTTTTGAAAAAAGAGCTGGATGCAGTGAGGGCGTGTATGCCGCAGCGAATTTTATTTTTAGATGCTTCAGAAGAAACTTTAAGAAAACGGAAAGAAACAGACACTACCCGTTCACGGGAATTTTTTGAATATTATATCCAGAAGCTTTTACCTTTGAAAAAAGAGTGGTTTCTAAACAGAGCGGATGTGGATATTTTGAACACAGATGGGAAAAGTATCCAAGAGGTGGGAGAAAAGGTAAGAGAGTGGCTGGAAAAGGTACGGTAA
- a CDS encoding sensor histidine kinase: MRKIKKWIHSLRGRIIIYNLIMVITVALLGSIVTYKTALDRSKKVIKQSMSQRIEGVSDKFQVAYEEMMNIVLNCTGRKSMNLGSLDFTQQPSQRKQALMNNELMSDYCAISGYGSYISKLMMADKEGHFIQTGSDVGSTDDFEKLMETGWFEQELAKETGDYKVSVVKNPFFGGKGEKMIPIIRPLDNTGLMRKEGWVFLGISAKLFEDELARSDSGNTMIAVTGTGDLIAEVKTEELKEKELSQITEMLLKKTENTGVIEEKTSSGQWFISYAKSPETGILTYEMMPVKEALNERVIIIRLAGVLFFVCLLLGMLLSVLSSKRIRKPIDLLTAQVKKIGGGDFSRNPQLETDDEIGEIGKGINHMSGKIEQLLKKNVEDEREKKNLEIKMLQAQINPHFLYNTLDSIRWIAVIQKNASIVKMVTALSSLLKNMAKGFNEKVTLREELNFLQDYIIIEKMRYMEMFDVEIHVEEESLYNARIVKLTLQPLVENAIFSGIEPMGENGIISIHVKALENTLCISVRDNGVGIPEEKIEKILKGKEKSKNDTMSGIGLPNVDQRIKLVYGEEYGLSIESKVGEYTEIQVRIPIEY, translated from the coding sequence ATGAGGAAAATCAAGAAATGGATACATTCGCTTAGGGGAAGAATTATCATTTATAACCTGATTATGGTAATTACAGTAGCTTTGCTGGGAAGTATTGTAACGTATAAGACAGCGCTGGACCGTTCCAAAAAAGTAATCAAGCAGTCCATGAGCCAGCGGATAGAAGGAGTTTCCGATAAGTTTCAGGTAGCTTACGAGGAAATGATGAACATTGTGTTAAACTGTACCGGCAGAAAATCTATGAATTTAGGAAGTCTGGATTTTACACAGCAGCCTTCCCAGAGAAAACAGGCGTTGATGAATAATGAACTGATGAGTGATTACTGTGCGATTTCAGGATATGGCAGTTATATTTCCAAGCTGATGATGGCAGACAAGGAAGGTCATTTTATTCAAACAGGCAGTGACGTAGGAAGTACGGATGATTTTGAAAAGCTTATGGAAACCGGCTGGTTTGAGCAGGAATTGGCGAAGGAAACAGGAGATTATAAGGTCAGCGTGGTAAAAAATCCTTTTTTCGGAGGAAAAGGGGAGAAAATGATACCCATTATCCGTCCTTTGGATAATACAGGACTTATGCGGAAAGAAGGCTGGGTTTTCTTAGGAATATCCGCAAAATTATTTGAAGACGAGCTGGCACGGTCTGACAGCGGAAACACTATGATAGCAGTTACCGGCACAGGAGATTTGATTGCCGAAGTAAAAACAGAGGAATTAAAGGAGAAGGAGCTTTCTCAAATTACAGAGATGCTTTTAAAGAAAACGGAAAATACAGGTGTAATCGAAGAAAAAACAAGCAGCGGACAGTGGTTTATTTCTTATGCCAAAAGTCCGGAAACAGGAATTTTAACCTATGAAATGATGCCTGTAAAGGAAGCTTTAAATGAAAGAGTGATTATTATCCGTCTGGCAGGGGTGCTGTTCTTTGTCTGTCTTTTACTGGGAATGCTGTTATCGGTGCTTTCCTCAAAGCGAATAAGAAAGCCCATTGATTTGCTTACGGCTCAGGTCAAGAAAATCGGAGGAGGAGATTTCAGCAGAAATCCGCAGCTTGAGACTGATGACGAAATCGGAGAAATCGGAAAAGGCATTAATCACATGAGCGGCAAGATTGAGCAGCTTTTGAAAAAGAATGTAGAGGACGAAAGAGAGAAGAAAAATCTGGAGATTAAAATGTTGCAGGCACAGATAAATCCTCATTTTCTGTATAATACCTTAGACTCCATTCGCTGGATTGCAGTTATTCAGAAGAATGCCAGCATTGTAAAAATGGTTACGGCTCTTTCAAGCCTTTTGAAAAATATGGCAAAGGGCTTTAATGAAAAGGTTACGCTAAGAGAAGAATTGAACTTTTTGCAGGACTATATTATTATAGAAAAAATGCGTTACATGGAAATGTTTGATGTGGAAATCCATGTGGAAGAGGAAAGCTTATATAACGCAAGGATTGTTAAGCTGACGCTTCAGCCTTTGGTGGAAAATGCCATTTTTTCAGGTATAGAGCCCATGGGAGAAAACGGAATAATTTCCATTCATGTAAAAGCTTTGGAAAACACACTCTGTATTTCGGTAAGAGACAATGGAGTGGGAATACCGGAAGAAAAAATAGAGAAGATATTAAAGGGGAAAGAAAAGAGCAAAAACGATACCATGAGCGGCATCGGACTTCCGAATGTAGACCAGAGAATTAAGCTGGTGTACGGGGAAGAATACGGACTTTCCATAGAAAGCAAGGTAGGCGAATACACGGAAATTCAGGTTCGTATACCGATAGAATACTAA